Proteins encoded in a region of the Corvus hawaiiensis isolate bCorHaw1 chromosome 18, bCorHaw1.pri.cur, whole genome shotgun sequence genome:
- the ATP6V0A2 gene encoding V-type proton ATPase 116 kDa subunit a 2 isoform X1, with protein MGALFRGEPVCLAQLFLQSGSAYECLSEVGERGLAEFRDLNPNVSVFQRKYVNEVKKCEEMERILGYLVQEIKKADIPLPEGDVAPPAPLLKHILEIKEQLQKLETELREVTKNKEKLRKNLLELTEYKYMLQITQNFVRRTPEYESHLHGNFEEFQSVENEPLVDYNRTHRLSASLGFISGLVHIAKIEAFEKMLWRVCKGYPFLTYAELDKALEDPDTGETTKWAVFLVSYWGEQIGQKVKKICDCYRCHVFPYPDTTEERQAVVEGLNVRIQDLETVLNKTEEYLRQVLYKASESIYTWVIQVKKMKAIYHVLNLCSFDVTNKCLIAEVWCPVADLQNLRHALEEGSRKSGATISSFMNTIPTTQPPPTLIRTNKFTSGFQSIVDAYGVGSYGEVNPALYTIITFPFLFAVMFGDFGHGLLMFIFALLTIMYENHPRLKRAQDEIMKMLFEGRYVILLMGLFSIYTGLIYNDCFSKSINIFGSGWNVSAMFEQKVWSPADLRANRYLALDPNVSGVYNGVYPFGIDPIWNLASNRLTFLNSFKMKMSVIFGVTHMTFGVVLGLFNHLHFKKTYNIYLVFIPELLFMLCIFGYLVFMIFFKWLAYSAEDSTSAPSILIQFINMFLFPSGETKSFFNGQVPLQKFLLSVAFLCVPVMLLGKPLYLYWLHSGGRGIRMYRSGYKLIRKESEEELCLLSCHDVEEGSNHSDSGHREGDAEELNFADVFMNQAIHTIEYCLGCISNTASYLRLWALSLAHAQLSEVLWQMVMRVGLRVDTKYGVLLLIPVLAFFAVLTVFILLVMEGLSAFLHAIRLHWVEFQNKFYSGGGYKFTPFSFKHMSLHFNKDGAL; from the exons ATGGGCGCGCTGTTCCGCGGCGAGCCCGtgtgcctggcacagctcttcctgcagagcGGCTCGGCCTATGAGTGCCTCAGCGAGGTGGGCGAGCGCGGCCTGGCCGAGTTCCGAGAC cttaaCCCAAATGTAAgtgtatttcagagaaaatatgtGAATGAAGTGAAGAAATgtgaagaaatggaaagaataCTTG GGTATTTAgtacaagaaattaaaaaagcagATATTCCACTTCCTGAAGGAGATGttgctcctcctgcccccttGCTGAAACACATTTTAGAAATCAAG gaacagctgcagaagctggaAACAGAATTGAGGGAAGTaactaaaaacaaagaaaaattgagGAAAAACCTGCTTGAACTGACAGAATACAAGTACATGTTACAGATCACACAGAATTTTGTCAGGAGAACACCTGAG TATGAATCCCATTTACATGGAAATTTTGAAGAATTCCAGTCTGTGGAAAATGAGCCGTTGGTGGATTACAACCGCACGCACAGATTGAGTGCCTCGCTGGG aTTCATATCTGGGTTAGTTCACATAGCAAAGATTGAAGCATTTGAAAAAATGCTGTGGAGAGTCTGTAAAGGCTATCCCTTTCTTACATATGCAGAGTTGGATAAGGCTCTGGAAGATCCAGATACA GGTGAAACCACAAAGTGGGCTGTTTTTTTAGTGTCCTATTGGGGTGAACAAATTGGCCAAAAAGTTAAGAAGATTTGTGACTG CTATCGCTGTCACGTGTTCCCCTACCCAGACACCACTGAGGAGCGCCAGGCAGTGGTCGAAGGACTCAATGTTCGTATTCAGGATCTCGAAACA GTGCTGAATAAAACTGAGGAATACTTGCGCCAGGTCTTGTATAAAGCATCAGAATCTATCTATACTTGGGTTATCCAAGTGAAGAAGATGAAAGCCATTTACCACGTCCTCAACCTGTGCAGTTTCGATGTcacaaataaatgtttaattgcTGAGGTTTGGTGTCCAGTGGCTGATCTCCAGAATTTGCGCCATGCGTTGGAGGAAGGCTCA AGGAAGAGCGGAGCTACAATTTCCTCATTCATGAATACCATCCCAACAACACAACCTCCTCCAACTCTGATACGTACCAATAAATTCACCTCAGGGTTCCAGAGCATTGTTGATGCTTACGGAGTTGGAAGCTATGGGGAAGTTAATCCAG CTCTCTATACCATCATCACTTTCCCCTTCTTGTTTGCGGTTATGTTTGGAGACTTCGGGCATGGGCTACTCATGTTCATATTTGCACTTCTGACGATAATGTATGAAAACCACCCTAGGTTAAAAAGAGCACAAGATGAG ataatgaaaatgttatttgaaGGCCGATACGTGATATTGTTAATGGGGCTGTTTTCTATATACACTGGATTGATCTATAATGACTGTTTTTCAAAGtcaataaatatatttggatCTGGATGGAATGTTTCAGCAATGTTTGAACAGAAGGTTTGGAG cCCTGCGGATCTGAGAGCTAATCGATATTTAGCACTGGATCCAAATGTTTCTGGTGTATACAACGGAGTTTATCCCTTTGGAATTGACCCG ataTGGAATTTGGCAAGCAACCGTCTCACATTTTTGAAttcattcaaaatgaaaatgtctgtgATCTTTGGAGTGACTCACATGACTTTTGGAGTTGTATTGGGGCTGTTTAACCACTT gCATTTCAAGAAGACCTATaatatttatttggtttttattcctGAACTTTTATTCATGTTGTGCATATTTGGCTACCTGGTGTTCATGATCTTCTTTAAATGGTTGGCATACTCTGCAGAGGACTCGACATCTGCCCCCAGCATTCTGATTCAATTTATTAACATGTTCCTGTTTCCTAGTGGTGAAACAAAGAGCTTCTTCAATGGCCAG GTTCCTCTGCAGAAGTTTCTACTTagtgttgcttttctttgtgtTCCTGTTATGCTGCTTGGCAAACCACTTTATTTATATTGGTTGCACAGCGGAGGCCGAGGCATAAGAATGTACAGG AGTGGCTACAAGCTTATCCgaaaagaaagtgaagaagaacTTTGTCTCCTGTCATGTCATGATGTTGAAGAAGGCAGCAATCATTCAGACAGTGGGCACAGAGAGGGCGATGCAGAGGAG CTGAACTTCGCAGATGTTTTTATGAATCAAGCAATTCATACCATTGAATACTGTCTGGGATGCATCTCTAACACAGCCTCATACCTGAGACTCTGGGCATTAAGTCTTGCCCATGCAC aGTTGTCAGAAGTTCTGTGGCAGATGGTGATGAGAGTGGGTCTCCGTGTGGATACCAAGTATGGTGTCTTGCTGCTAATCCCTGTTCTGGCATTCTTTGCTGTGCTGACAGTTTTTATTCTGCTGGTCATGGAGggcctttctgcttttctccatgCTATACGACTTCACTG GGTGGAATTTCAGAACAAATTTTACTCCGGTGGAGGATACAAGTTTACACCTTTCTCTTTTAAGCACATGTCTTTACATTTTAATAAAGATGGTGCATTATAG
- the ATP6V0A2 gene encoding V-type proton ATPase 116 kDa subunit a 2 isoform X2, producing the protein MERILGYLVQEIKKADIPLPEGDVAPPAPLLKHILEIKEQLQKLETELREVTKNKEKLRKNLLELTEYKYMLQITQNFVRRTPEYESHLHGNFEEFQSVENEPLVDYNRTHRLSASLGFISGLVHIAKIEAFEKMLWRVCKGYPFLTYAELDKALEDPDTGETTKWAVFLVSYWGEQIGQKVKKICDCYRCHVFPYPDTTEERQAVVEGLNVRIQDLETVLNKTEEYLRQVLYKASESIYTWVIQVKKMKAIYHVLNLCSFDVTNKCLIAEVWCPVADLQNLRHALEEGSRKSGATISSFMNTIPTTQPPPTLIRTNKFTSGFQSIVDAYGVGSYGEVNPALYTIITFPFLFAVMFGDFGHGLLMFIFALLTIMYENHPRLKRAQDEIMKMLFEGRYVILLMGLFSIYTGLIYNDCFSKSINIFGSGWNVSAMFEQKVWSPADLRANRYLALDPNVSGVYNGVYPFGIDPIWNLASNRLTFLNSFKMKMSVIFGVTHMTFGVVLGLFNHLHFKKTYNIYLVFIPELLFMLCIFGYLVFMIFFKWLAYSAEDSTSAPSILIQFINMFLFPSGETKSFFNGQVPLQKFLLSVAFLCVPVMLLGKPLYLYWLHSGGRGIRMYRSGYKLIRKESEEELCLLSCHDVEEGSNHSDSGHREGDAEELNFADVFMNQAIHTIEYCLGCISNTASYLRLWALSLAHAQLSEVLWQMVMRVGLRVDTKYGVLLLIPVLAFFAVLTVFILLVMEGLSAFLHAIRLHWVEFQNKFYSGGGYKFTPFSFKHMSLHFNKDGAL; encoded by the exons atggaaagaataCTTG GGTATTTAgtacaagaaattaaaaaagcagATATTCCACTTCCTGAAGGAGATGttgctcctcctgcccccttGCTGAAACACATTTTAGAAATCAAG gaacagctgcagaagctggaAACAGAATTGAGGGAAGTaactaaaaacaaagaaaaattgagGAAAAACCTGCTTGAACTGACAGAATACAAGTACATGTTACAGATCACACAGAATTTTGTCAGGAGAACACCTGAG TATGAATCCCATTTACATGGAAATTTTGAAGAATTCCAGTCTGTGGAAAATGAGCCGTTGGTGGATTACAACCGCACGCACAGATTGAGTGCCTCGCTGGG aTTCATATCTGGGTTAGTTCACATAGCAAAGATTGAAGCATTTGAAAAAATGCTGTGGAGAGTCTGTAAAGGCTATCCCTTTCTTACATATGCAGAGTTGGATAAGGCTCTGGAAGATCCAGATACA GGTGAAACCACAAAGTGGGCTGTTTTTTTAGTGTCCTATTGGGGTGAACAAATTGGCCAAAAAGTTAAGAAGATTTGTGACTG CTATCGCTGTCACGTGTTCCCCTACCCAGACACCACTGAGGAGCGCCAGGCAGTGGTCGAAGGACTCAATGTTCGTATTCAGGATCTCGAAACA GTGCTGAATAAAACTGAGGAATACTTGCGCCAGGTCTTGTATAAAGCATCAGAATCTATCTATACTTGGGTTATCCAAGTGAAGAAGATGAAAGCCATTTACCACGTCCTCAACCTGTGCAGTTTCGATGTcacaaataaatgtttaattgcTGAGGTTTGGTGTCCAGTGGCTGATCTCCAGAATTTGCGCCATGCGTTGGAGGAAGGCTCA AGGAAGAGCGGAGCTACAATTTCCTCATTCATGAATACCATCCCAACAACACAACCTCCTCCAACTCTGATACGTACCAATAAATTCACCTCAGGGTTCCAGAGCATTGTTGATGCTTACGGAGTTGGAAGCTATGGGGAAGTTAATCCAG CTCTCTATACCATCATCACTTTCCCCTTCTTGTTTGCGGTTATGTTTGGAGACTTCGGGCATGGGCTACTCATGTTCATATTTGCACTTCTGACGATAATGTATGAAAACCACCCTAGGTTAAAAAGAGCACAAGATGAG ataatgaaaatgttatttgaaGGCCGATACGTGATATTGTTAATGGGGCTGTTTTCTATATACACTGGATTGATCTATAATGACTGTTTTTCAAAGtcaataaatatatttggatCTGGATGGAATGTTTCAGCAATGTTTGAACAGAAGGTTTGGAG cCCTGCGGATCTGAGAGCTAATCGATATTTAGCACTGGATCCAAATGTTTCTGGTGTATACAACGGAGTTTATCCCTTTGGAATTGACCCG ataTGGAATTTGGCAAGCAACCGTCTCACATTTTTGAAttcattcaaaatgaaaatgtctgtgATCTTTGGAGTGACTCACATGACTTTTGGAGTTGTATTGGGGCTGTTTAACCACTT gCATTTCAAGAAGACCTATaatatttatttggtttttattcctGAACTTTTATTCATGTTGTGCATATTTGGCTACCTGGTGTTCATGATCTTCTTTAAATGGTTGGCATACTCTGCAGAGGACTCGACATCTGCCCCCAGCATTCTGATTCAATTTATTAACATGTTCCTGTTTCCTAGTGGTGAAACAAAGAGCTTCTTCAATGGCCAG GTTCCTCTGCAGAAGTTTCTACTTagtgttgcttttctttgtgtTCCTGTTATGCTGCTTGGCAAACCACTTTATTTATATTGGTTGCACAGCGGAGGCCGAGGCATAAGAATGTACAGG AGTGGCTACAAGCTTATCCgaaaagaaagtgaagaagaacTTTGTCTCCTGTCATGTCATGATGTTGAAGAAGGCAGCAATCATTCAGACAGTGGGCACAGAGAGGGCGATGCAGAGGAG CTGAACTTCGCAGATGTTTTTATGAATCAAGCAATTCATACCATTGAATACTGTCTGGGATGCATCTCTAACACAGCCTCATACCTGAGACTCTGGGCATTAAGTCTTGCCCATGCAC aGTTGTCAGAAGTTCTGTGGCAGATGGTGATGAGAGTGGGTCTCCGTGTGGATACCAAGTATGGTGTCTTGCTGCTAATCCCTGTTCTGGCATTCTTTGCTGTGCTGACAGTTTTTATTCTGCTGGTCATGGAGggcctttctgcttttctccatgCTATACGACTTCACTG GGTGGAATTTCAGAACAAATTTTACTCCGGTGGAGGATACAAGTTTACACCTTTCTCTTTTAAGCACATGTCTTTACATTTTAATAAAGATGGTGCATTATAG